The DNA region AGCGCCTCCAGCATCGACACCTCCACCGGCCCGCCGCGCCCCGTCGTGCCACGGCGCACCAGCGCCGCCAGCACCCCCGAGAACGCGTACATCGCCGCCGCGATGTCGGCCGCCGGGATCCCCGCCTTCACCGGCTGCCCGGCCGTTCCCGTCACGGACACCAGCCCCGCCTCGCACTGCACGAGCATGTCGTACGCGCGCTTCTCGGCGTACGGGCCAAAAGCCCCGTAACCCGAGATGTCCACGGCGATCAGCCGCGGGTCGGCCGCGCACAGCGTCGCCGCGTCCAGGCCCAGCCGCGCGGCCGCGCCCTGTGCGAGGTTCTGCACGAAGACGTCGGCGTCCGCGACGAGACGGCGTACGACGTCCAGGCCGCGCGGGTCCTTCAGGTCGAGGGCGATGGACTCCTTGCCGCGGTTGCACCACACGAAGTGGGAGGCGAGACCGGCGGCCGCGGTGTCGTAGCCGCGCGCGAAGTCACCGCCGTCGATCCGCTCGACCTTGACGACCCGGGCCCCGAGATCGGCGAGCTGCCGGGTGGCGAAGGGGGCCGCGACGGCCTGCTCGACGGCGACGACGGTGATGCCCTCCAGGGGCAGGGGAAGCGGCTCCATGCGAGGGATCATGTCCCGCGCGCGAGGGCTTTGTCATGCAGGGGCCGGGCTGACGGGGCCCCGGGGTGAGCGGTCAGCGTCCGCCGTTCGCGTACCGGCGGACGGCGAGCGGCATGAACACCGCGATGAGCACCGCGCACCAGGCCAGCGACCCCGCGACGGGGTGTGTGACCGGCCAGGC from Streptomyces sp. NBC_00258 includes:
- a CDS encoding CaiB/BaiF CoA transferase family protein yields the protein MIPRMEPLPLPLEGITVVAVEQAVAAPFATRQLADLGARVVKVERIDGGDFARGYDTAAAGLASHFVWCNRGKESIALDLKDPRGLDVVRRLVADADVFVQNLAQGAAARLGLDAATLCAADPRLIAVDISGYGAFGPYAEKRAYDMLVQCEAGLVSVTGTAGQPVKAGIPAADIAAAMYAFSGVLAALVRRGTTGRGGPVEVSMLEALAEWMGHPLHHAMHGGTPPARTGLAHAVIAPYDAYPTADGGRVLLSVQNDREWRRLAEQVLRRPELAHDPAYATNAARVEHREHTDELVGKALAPLITDEAVARLEAAGIACARLRDVREVAEHPQLAARDRWREVGSPVGPLRALLPPITLPGGESARMGPVPALGEHTGALLRAVGMTDDEIAALRRDGVTA